The Pedobacter roseus genome contains a region encoding:
- a CDS encoding SusC/RagA family TonB-linked outer membrane protein, translated as MKKMYFKCLSVLLLTFFAIAAHAQTIITGTVKDSSGPLPGANVSVKGTQKATQTDGNGKFSISASSNETLVFSAVGFLRQEILVGSNKNFNISLKEDLKSLEEVTVTTGFGVKQQTRKLSYSIQEVKGEDLVRANEQNIVNALQGKVAGVMINQGSGGPQSSSRIRIRGNSSLSPNTQPLVVIDGVLIQPGVTGADSYGNAPQDFGNIMKNLNADDYESITVLKGAAASSLYGSRAQNGVLLITSKKGKGGQGLGISFSHTQTIEQAYRTMDLQNEFGAGINPTFTKDASGTPAVDGPNYFWSFGPRFDGSLVKDIDGRMINWNAQPNNLLDAYKLGNYSNSNLAFQGGDENGTFRLSYSKLYSTGILPNNKFDRDAIDFRGSRKFGKIFEINAGVNYTISNSYNPVSQSNNDNPLFALVYGTPRSYDTNYWKDHYLDPVRGGQLTGNDDPYGLSGLWFGIYEKNVRQRENVFRGNVDVKANITPWLNALVRGTLNQVNTNGETKNIGSGVGFTGGEYSLSQSNQKSSRLQFLLNGNKKFGQDFDFNMSIGAETARDFGNKYTKTRTDGGLKDPGKFFLGNSVNNAITENSTDGSQRTDAVYAYGDLTYKNMLTLNFSARNDWSSTLTYPDGHGDYSYTYPSVGLAYVFSESLKNKPAFDFLSYGKLRANFGYTGMGTSPFTTSAGKYQFLGTYTDETGKQMPRYGYADYTLGNQALKNELTKEFELGTELRFFNDRLGVDFSFYKKNTTNQILSLALPTESGVQKKLFNAGNIQNKGIEILLTGVPIRTKDFEWTSTINFARNRNKIISLAPGVDSYTLGYAFGADMTSVAVAGQEYGSIYTGYGYATYQATDAQGNNIDDPNNGQKLLKANGSYFRSSDAGQGNKNLGSMMEKFNASSINNIRYKNFNLGFQIDAKVGGLLASGTHQYGTNFGAFESTLFGRSADFGGLPRKDAQGNVIANDGIIPEGVFAKGTLLNNVNVGGLTFQQAVDKGLIQPVSARIYYARLTQWSTGIREYSTFENSWVALREVSLGYTVPKRITDKINFKQVNLGVTARNLFYIYNSLPDHLNPEGLFSNSAGSFAEYGGMPYVRTFAFSVRAAL; from the coding sequence ATGAAGAAAATGTACTTTAAATGTTTGAGTGTGCTTTTGCTTACTTTTTTTGCAATTGCTGCTCATGCACAAACTATTATTACAGGAACCGTAAAGGATTCGTCTGGGCCGCTGCCAGGGGCGAACGTTTCTGTAAAGGGCACTCAAAAAGCCACACAAACTGATGGAAATGGTAAATTTAGCATTAGTGCTTCCAGTAATGAAACACTTGTTTTCTCTGCAGTAGGTTTCTTACGCCAGGAAATACTGGTTGGAAGTAACAAAAATTTCAATATTTCATTAAAGGAAGACTTAAAATCACTTGAAGAGGTTACAGTAACAACAGGTTTTGGCGTAAAACAACAAACCAGAAAGTTAAGTTATTCAATCCAGGAAGTGAAAGGTGAAGATCTGGTAAGAGCTAACGAGCAGAACATTGTAAACGCTTTGCAAGGTAAGGTTGCTGGTGTGATGATCAATCAGGGCTCTGGTGGTCCTCAATCATCTTCAAGAATCAGGATCAGGGGTAATTCATCTTTAAGTCCAAATACACAGCCATTAGTTGTTATTGATGGAGTGCTTATTCAGCCAGGCGTTACGGGCGCAGATTCTTATGGAAACGCACCTCAGGATTTTGGTAACATTATGAAAAACCTTAACGCTGATGATTATGAAAGTATCACTGTTTTGAAAGGTGCAGCGGCAAGCTCACTATATGGCTCAAGGGCTCAAAATGGAGTACTCTTAATTACCTCTAAAAAAGGTAAAGGCGGCCAGGGTTTAGGTATTTCATTCTCACACACTCAAACCATTGAACAAGCTTACAGAACAATGGATTTACAGAATGAATTTGGTGCAGGTATTAACCCAACTTTTACAAAAGATGCATCGGGTACGCCTGCAGTGGATGGCCCTAATTACTTTTGGAGCTTTGGACCTCGGTTTGATGGCAGCCTGGTAAAGGATATAGATGGCAGAATGATCAATTGGAATGCTCAGCCGAATAACCTGTTGGATGCCTATAAATTAGGTAACTATAGCAATTCAAATTTGGCATTTCAGGGTGGAGATGAAAATGGAACATTCAGGTTGTCTTATTCAAAATTATACAGTACAGGTATTCTTCCAAACAATAAATTCGATCGTGATGCAATTGATTTTAGAGGATCGCGTAAATTTGGTAAAATCTTCGAAATTAACGCTGGTGTTAACTATACCATCAGTAATAGTTATAACCCGGTAAGTCAATCGAATAATGACAATCCTTTGTTCGCACTTGTATATGGTACTCCAAGAAGTTACGATACCAATTATTGGAAAGATCATTACCTGGATCCGGTTAGAGGTGGACAATTAACTGGTAACGACGATCCTTATGGTTTATCTGGTTTGTGGTTTGGTATCTACGAAAAAAATGTTAGGCAACGTGAAAATGTTTTCAGGGGGAACGTTGATGTTAAAGCCAACATTACACCCTGGTTAAATGCATTGGTTAGGGGAACTTTAAACCAGGTTAACACCAATGGGGAAACAAAAAATATAGGTAGCGGTGTTGGTTTTACTGGTGGCGAATATTCACTAAGTCAATCAAATCAAAAAAGTAGCAGACTACAGTTTTTATTAAATGGTAATAAGAAGTTTGGTCAGGATTTTGATTTTAACATGAGTATCGGTGCTGAAACAGCCAGAGACTTTGGAAATAAGTATACTAAGACCAGAACCGACGGTGGTTTAAAGGATCCCGGAAAATTCTTTTTAGGTAATTCTGTAAATAATGCGATTACAGAAAATAGCACAGATGGTAGCCAAAGAACGGATGCAGTATATGCTTACGGCGATCTGACTTATAAAAATATGCTTACCTTAAACTTCAGTGCAAGAAACGATTGGTCATCTACATTAACTTATCCTGACGGCCATGGTGACTACAGTTATACTTATCCTTCAGTAGGTTTAGCGTATGTATTCTCTGAATCATTAAAGAATAAACCTGCTTTTGATTTCCTCTCTTATGGTAAATTAAGAGCCAATTTTGGTTATACTGGTATGGGAACATCGCCATTTACAACCAGTGCAGGGAAATATCAGTTTTTGGGTACTTACACTGATGAGACTGGAAAACAGATGCCAAGATATGGCTATGCAGATTACACTTTAGGAAATCAGGCTCTAAAAAATGAATTAACAAAAGAATTTGAATTGGGTACTGAATTAAGGTTTTTTAATGATCGTTTAGGCGTTGATTTTTCATTCTATAAAAAGAATACAACAAATCAAATTTTGTCTTTAGCACTACCTACTGAATCAGGTGTTCAAAAGAAATTATTTAATGCAGGTAATATCCAAAATAAGGGTATCGAAATTTTATTAACGGGTGTGCCAATCAGAACCAAGGATTTTGAGTGGACTTCTACCATCAATTTTGCCAGAAATAGAAATAAAATTATTTCACTTGCACCTGGTGTAGATTCATATACTTTAGGTTACGCTTTTGGTGCTGATATGACATCTGTTGCTGTTGCTGGTCAAGAATATGGTAGCATTTACACTGGTTACGGTTATGCTACTTATCAGGCTACCGATGCACAGGGTAATAACATCGATGATCCTAATAATGGTCAAAAATTGTTAAAAGCCAATGGTAGTTATTTTAGAAGTAGCGATGCAGGTCAGGGTAATAAAAACTTAGGAAGTATGATGGAGAAATTTAATGCAAGTTCGATTAATAACATTCGTTATAAGAACTTTAATTTAGGTTTCCAGATCGATGCTAAAGTGGGTGGTTTACTGGCTTCGGGTACTCATCAATACGGAACCAATTTTGGTGCATTCGAAAGTACTTTGTTTGGCCGTTCGGCTGATTTTGGTGGTTTACCAAGAAAAGATGCCCAGGGCAATGTTATTGCCAATGATGGTATTATTCCAGAAGGGGTTTTTGCTAAAGGAACTTTATTAAATAATGTTAATGTTGGTGGTTTAACCTTCCAACAGGCGGTAGATAAAGGATTAATACAGCCAGTTAGTGCGAGGATTTATTATGCCAGGTTAACCCAATGGTCTACTGGTATCAGGGAATACTCGACCTTCGAAAATAGCTGGGTTGCGCTAAGAGAAGTTTCTTTAGGTTATACTGTGCCAAAAAGAATTACCGATAAAATTAATTTCAAACAGGTTAATCTTGGGGTAACGGCAAGGAACTTATTCTATATCTATAATAGCCTGCCTGACCATCTAAATCCTGAAGGTTTATTTAGTAATAGTGCCGGTTCTTTCGCCGAATATGGTGGTATGCCGTATGTACGTACATTTGCTTTCTCAGTAAGAGCAGCCTTATAG
- a CDS encoding DUF5683 domain-containing protein produces MQRTKLLILVTLFTFFMVNLASAQVKDTVLKPADTSKVKLTKSLDTAKKPLTRKDSLKAKYVNPGKVAGRKAVFRSMLIPGWGQLYNIQLLNDGYGTRAGKSQVLQKLYTGGKIVAIYGGATALTLSLMDSRKNYKRFLAEAQYREANPGLKSDLTQYTNQGILDGKSLYKRNSQIVYFSYGLLYAANIIDAYVAARLHFFNIDDNLSFKVMPSVIGSDTMYGFNATPALKLSLTF; encoded by the coding sequence ATGCAAAGGACTAAGCTTTTAATACTGGTTACTTTATTTACATTTTTTATGGTAAACCTTGCCTCGGCGCAGGTGAAGGATACGGTATTAAAACCTGCTGATACTTCAAAAGTAAAACTGACCAAATCTTTAGATACAGCCAAAAAACCTTTAACCAGAAAGGACTCTTTAAAGGCTAAATATGTAAATCCCGGTAAAGTTGCCGGCAGGAAAGCTGTTTTTAGATCGATGCTAATACCCGGCTGGGGGCAGTTATACAATATCCAATTGCTGAATGATGGTTATGGTACAAGGGCAGGCAAAAGCCAGGTATTACAGAAACTATATACCGGTGGTAAAATTGTAGCCATTTATGGTGGTGCCACAGCACTTACTTTATCCCTTATGGATAGCAGGAAGAACTATAAACGTTTTTTGGCAGAGGCACAATACCGGGAGGCAAATCCCGGGTTAAAAAGTGATCTGACACAATATACCAATCAAGGTATTCTGGATGGGAAAAGTTTATATAAGCGGAATTCGCAGATTGTATATTTCTCTTATGGACTACTGTATGCAGCCAATATTATTGACGCTTATGTTGCTGCGCGGTTGCATTTTTTCAATATCGACGATAACCTTTCTTTTAAGGTAATGCCATCGGTAATCGGTTCAGATACTATGTATGGTTTCAACGCAACGCCCGCATTAAAACTCTCCCTTACTTTTTAA
- the dapB gene encoding 4-hydroxy-tetrahydrodipicolinate reductase, protein MKIALLGYGKMGQIIEKFALERGHEIVLKITVDNQEDLTRQNLKSADVAIDFSTPDSVLKNIDACFDANVPVVVGTTGWYGKLQEVKDDCSNSNNTLLYGSNFSIGVNLFFKLNQTLAKLMNNYPAYEVQVEEIHHTQKLDAPSGTAITLAEGIVDNLDRKQEWLNEVVGTDVELFPKAEQLLIESHRIENIPGTHTVIYSSEVDEIEIKHTAHNRAGFALGAVVAAEWVKDKKGFFNITDIFE, encoded by the coding sequence ATGAAAATTGCGCTTTTAGGTTACGGCAAAATGGGTCAGATTATTGAGAAATTTGCTCTTGAACGCGGTCACGAAATCGTTTTAAAAATTACAGTTGATAATCAGGAAGATTTAACCAGGCAAAATTTAAAATCGGCAGATGTAGCAATTGATTTCAGCACGCCTGATTCAGTGCTGAAAAATATTGATGCCTGTTTTGATGCCAATGTTCCGGTAGTAGTGGGTACCACTGGTTGGTACGGTAAACTGCAGGAAGTAAAAGATGATTGCAGCAACAGTAACAATACATTGCTTTATGGGTCTAACTTTAGTATCGGCGTTAATTTATTTTTTAAATTGAACCAGACTTTGGCCAAACTGATGAATAATTATCCGGCTTACGAGGTTCAGGTAGAAGAAATCCACCATACCCAGAAGCTAGATGCACCAAGCGGTACAGCCATTACCCTGGCAGAGGGTATTGTAGATAACCTGGATAGAAAGCAGGAATGGTTAAATGAGGTGGTGGGAACAGATGTTGAACTGTTTCCGAAAGCCGAGCAGTTGCTGATCGAATCGCACAGGATCGAAAATATCCCGGGTACGCATACCGTAATTTACAGCAGCGAAGTGGATGAGATTGAAATTAAACATACCGCACACAACAGAGCAGGTTTTGCTTTAGGTGCAGTGGTGGCAGCAGAGTGGGTAAAAGATAAAAAAGGGTTTTTCAACATTACCGATATTTTTGAATAA
- the lepB gene encoding signal peptidase I, translating into MNYKFWQRKKDATKKKKSKTREWVDAIVFAVVAATIIRVFFIEAYTIPSGSMERSLLIGDFLFVSKVNYGARIPMTPVAFPFAHHTMPLTTSTKAYWDGVQWKYHRLPGLSKIKRNDVVVFNFPEGDTVAVENQAESYYALERSLGRQQVRSTFTIIDRPVDKRENFIKRCIGIPGDVISMSNGIANVNGKNEPLKNTGMMPYRIEFKTMDFNYAALDEFNLNLGNSPAVATNTYIVDASPEIAEKLKTFDFVKSVTLSPDAPGPVQGGVFPNDPNRAWNRDNFGPIKIPSKGWTVKIDSTTMPLYYRAIRTYEGNKVEQKASVWYINDKPATTYTFKMDYYWMMGDNRHNSADSRYWGFVPEDHIVGKALFVWMSWDSTASFLHKIRWSRLFMGIH; encoded by the coding sequence ATGAATTACAAATTCTGGCAGAGAAAAAAGGATGCCACAAAAAAGAAAAAATCTAAAACCCGCGAGTGGGTAGATGCCATTGTTTTTGCCGTTGTAGCTGCAACCATTATCCGCGTTTTCTTTATAGAAGCTTATACCATTCCATCGGGCTCGATGGAAAGATCGTTATTGATCGGTGATTTTCTTTTTGTAAGTAAAGTAAACTATGGTGCCCGTATCCCGATGACACCCGTTGCTTTTCCTTTTGCACACCATACCATGCCTTTAACTACTTCTACCAAAGCTTATTGGGATGGCGTACAATGGAAATATCACCGCTTACCGGGTTTATCTAAAATTAAAAGAAATGATGTAGTGGTATTCAACTTCCCTGAAGGAGATACCGTTGCAGTAGAAAACCAGGCAGAAAGCTATTATGCATTAGAGCGAAGCTTAGGCCGTCAGCAGGTGAGGAGCACTTTTACGATAATCGATCGTCCGGTTGATAAGCGTGAAAACTTTATTAAACGCTGTATTGGTATTCCTGGCGATGTGATTTCGATGAGCAATGGTATTGCCAATGTAAACGGTAAAAACGAGCCTTTAAAAAATACCGGGATGATGCCTTACCGCATCGAGTTTAAAACCATGGATTTTAACTATGCTGCACTGGATGAATTTAACCTGAACCTGGGTAATTCGCCGGCTGTTGCCACCAATACCTATATTGTTGATGCTTCGCCAGAAATTGCAGAGAAACTAAAAACTTTTGATTTCGTAAAATCAGTGACTTTAAGCCCGGATGCGCCAGGACCAGTGCAAGGTGGCGTTTTTCCTAATGATCCGAACAGGGCGTGGAACAGGGATAATTTCGGCCCGATTAAAATCCCTTCAAAAGGATGGACGGTTAAAATTGACAGCACTACCATGCCGCTTTATTACAGGGCCATCAGAACTTATGAAGGAAACAAAGTAGAACAAAAAGCTAGTGTTTGGTACATTAACGATAAACCAGCCACTACTTATACTTTTAAAATGGACTATTATTGGATGATGGGTGATAACCGCCATAATTCTGCTGATTCGCGCTATTGGGGTTTTGTACCCGAAGACCATATTGTGGGCAAAGCCTTATTTGTTTGGATGAGCTGGGACAGCACTGCATCCTTCTTACATAAAATAAGGTGGAGCAGGTTGTTTATGGGGATCCATTAA